The following are encoded in a window of Magnolia sinica isolate HGM2019 chromosome 11, MsV1, whole genome shotgun sequence genomic DNA:
- the LOC131218245 gene encoding LOW QUALITY PROTEIN: uncharacterized protein LOC131218245 (The sequence of the model RefSeq protein was modified relative to this genomic sequence to represent the inferred CDS: substituted 1 base at 1 genomic stop codon), which translates to MPLRRLLEVEPPSPLRYIVGAVIMMVGVVLPVGYMMFHNKXVLTASFHSK; encoded by the coding sequence ATGCCTCTGAGGAGACTTTTAGAGGTGGAGCCCCCTAGCCCTTTGCGCTATATAGTCGGGGCCGTGATCATGATGGTTGGTGTCGTTCTGCCCGTTGGATATATGATGTTCCACAACAAGTGAGTCCTGACCGCTTCCTTCCACTCCAAGTAG
- the LOC131218246 gene encoding E3 ubiquitin ligase BIG BROTHER-related-like codes for MLRMNGGDGSGYGSSDSGSYVYEDEAGDDPNDDGNDAGSIDDGEDVFDVHGRAPSKDELGVEIDPSAFDSDEAYARALQDAEEREVVFRLMALACINDCEFTRTMVF; via the coding sequence ATGCTTAGAATGAATGGCGGTGATGGAAGCGGTTATGGAAGTTCTGATAGTGGTAGTTATGTTTATGAAGATGAAGCTGGTGATGATCCGAATGATGATGGGAATGATGCTGGGAGCATTGATGATGGTGAAGATGTATTCGATGTGCATGGACGGGCCCCGAGTAAGGATGAATTGGGTGTGGAGATCGACCCGTCAGCGTTTGATAGTGATGAGGCATATGCGAGGGCCCTTCAGGATGCAGAGGAGCGAGAAGTTGTTTTTCGCTTGATGGCCCTTGCCTGCATCAATGATTGTGAGTTCACTCGAACTATGGTATTTTAA